One part of the Parambassis ranga chromosome 8, fParRan2.1, whole genome shotgun sequence genome encodes these proteins:
- the ppp1caa gene encoding protein phosphatase 1, catalytic subunit, alpha isozyme a translates to MAEPDKLNIDSIIQRLLEVKGSRPGKNVQLTENEIRGLCLKSREIFLSQPILLELEAPLKICGDVHGQYYDLLRLFEYGGFPPESNYLFLGDYVDRGKQSLETICLLLAYKIKYPENFFLLRGNHECASINRIYGFYDECKRRYNIKLWKTFTDCFNCLPVAAIVDEKIFCCHGGLSPDLQSMEQIRRVMRPTDVPDQGLLCDLLWADPDKDVLGWGENDRGVSFTFGADVVAKFLHKHDMDLICRAHQVVEDGYEFFAKRQLVTLFSAPNYCGEFDNAGAMMSVDETLMCSFQILKPADKKLYPYGGGGGMGSGRPVTPPRNSAKAAKAKK, encoded by the exons TCAAGGGCTCTCGGCCTGGAAAGAATGTCCAGCTTACAGAGAATGAAATCCGTGGCCTTTGCCTCAAGTCTCGTGAAATCTTCTTGAGCCAACCCATCCTGCTTGAACTTGAGGCTCCCCTCAAAATCTGTG gtgaTGTCCATGGTCAGTACTATGATCTGCTCCGGCTCTTTGAATATGGAGGCTTCCCCCCGGAAAGCAACTACCTGTTCCTGGGTGACTATGTAGACAGAGGAAAGCAGTCACTAGAGACAATCTGCCTGCTTTTAGCCTACAAGATCAAATACCCAGAGAACTTTTTCCTGCTGCGTGGCAACCATGAATGCGCCTCAATCAATCGAATCTATGGTTTTTATGATGAGT GTAAGCGACGGTATAACATTAAGCTGTGGAAGACCTTCACAGACTGCTTCAATTGTTTACCCGTGGCTGCCATTGTAGATGAGAAAATCTTCTGCTGTCATGGAG GCCTCTCCCCTGATCTTCAGTCCATGGAACAGATCCGCAGAGTAATGCGACCCACAGATGTGCCTGACCAGGGTTTGTTGTGCGACCTGCTGTGGGCCGATCCAGACAAAGATGTGCTGGGCTGGGGTGAAAACGACCGTGGTGTTTCCTTCACATTCGGGGCAGATGTGGTGGCCAAGTTTTTGCACAAACATGACATGGACCTAATATGCAGGGCACATCAG GTGGTTGAAGACGGCTATGAGTTTTTTGCAAAGAGGCAACTGGTCACTCTTTTCTCGGCTCCTAACTACTGTGGAGAATTTGACAATGCCGGTGCCATGATGAGCGTGGATGAGACACTCATGTGCTCCTTTCAG ATTCTGAAGCCAGCAGATAAAAAATTGTATCCTTATGGTGGAGGGGGGGGAATGGGATCAGGGAGACCTGTTACGCCTCCACGAAATTCAGCCAAGGCTGCCAAGGCCAAGAAATAA